One window of Hippoglossus stenolepis isolate QCI-W04-F060 chromosome 1, HSTE1.2, whole genome shotgun sequence genomic DNA carries:
- the LOC118119817 gene encoding protein C19orf12 homolog, whose amino-acid sequence MPPHMNDVMRLCCEISAHDQIKVAVKNSTKGAMVAGGSAFVGGLLGGPAGIAVGGAVGGLLGSWLTSGQFRPLPEILMELPQNQKQKLYTDIVAIVGSLEWTDVAQLIALVMGNATLQQQVTAALLNYVTKELRADVRYRD is encoded by the exons ATGCCTCCCCACATGAATGACGTCATGCGTCTGTGCTGTGAAATATCAGCACACGACCAGATCAAGGTCGCGGTGAAAAACTCCACCAAAGGAGCGATGGTGGCAGGAGGGAGTGCCTTCGTAGGTGGGCTGCTCGGTGGACCTGCTGGGATCGCTGTGG GCGGAGCAGTTGGTGGTCTCTTGGGCAGCTGGCTGACCAGCGGCCAGTTCAGGCCTCTACCTGAGATCCTGATGGAGCTGCCACAAAACCAGAAACAGAAGCTCTATACTGACATTGTGGCCATCGTGGGCAGCCTGGAATGGACAGACGTAGCCCAGCTCATCGCTCTTGTGATGGGCAACGCCactctccagcagcaggtcacCGCTGCGCTGCTCAACTATGTTACAAAGGAACTCAGAGCAGATGTGCGTTATCGGGACTGA